From the Hydrogenobacter sp. genome, the window TATACCAGCTTACGGAATAGTGACTACCAACTGTAACGGTGCGAGCCTTAACTTTTTTGCCGGCAATACAGATGACTGTGTAAACAACTACTGCGAACTGACTCTTGCCTTTTCGTCTCAGGATACTAAAGATTATTTTGGAACTGTAAACATAAACGATGCCAATGGCGGACCGGGAAATACCCCATCCGGTGTAGGAATATTCCTAAGGGGACACGGCAAAATACCTGCGGCGGACATTGATTTTGGAACTGTTCCGCTGGGAAGCTTCATAGATAAGTTTGTAAACGTATCTTTTACGTGTCCTAACAATGGTAACGCAACACCTGGAGAAACAATAACGCTACCTGATTCGTTGGTGAGTGTTTCCGGAACTTACTTCTCTATTGGAGCTTCTTCATGTCCAACTTCCTGCATAGAAAATCAGCCTGTGAGCTGTAACGTAGCGGTGAGATTTCAACCCTTTACCGCTGGTGTCTTTACAGGTAAGGTCATAGTTGCACCTCCTGGAGGAACACCCATAGAGGAAACTCTCGTAGGTAGAGGCGGTCCCGCAACGCAAAACTTTTTAAGTTTGAGCAGCAGCAATATAGATTTTGGAACTGTCCCGAGATTTTCAAGTGTGGGTAAAGTTGTAGTGGTGAGAAATATTACCTCTTCCAGCTTGGAGTTTAACGTAGGCGTAGCGGGTAGTGGCTATTTTGTAAGTATAGTGGGATGTACGTGTAATGACAATTATGTATCCAACGGTTACGTATGCGTACCAAGTTTCACTACACCACCCTCTTCAACCAGAGCGTATAAGTTAAGACCGGGTGAGGTATGCTCCATATCCGTTGGTTTTTCTCCTCCTTTGACCGCAAGAGGCACAGTAGGAGGTGTGCTTATCTTTGATACTCAGGCCCAGGCTGTAACTGTACCTATGACTGCGCAGGTTGCTGTATCAAATCCCCCCACTACAGCACCTTCTTTGCCTTCTATTGGTTCAGGAGGTGGCGGATGCAGTATGGGAGTGGGAGGATCCTCAGCTTTTATGGCATGGATGCTGATTCCCATAAGTATACTGCTCAGAAGGTTCATTAGAAGGGACTGAATTCCGAGGGGGTTTCCCCTCAGTCCCTATAAACCCTCAGTATTTCTTCAACAGTTGTTGTGCCTTCAACAGCCTTTAAAAGCCCATCCTTCAATAGGGGTATCATCCCTTCCCTCACAGCCTGCTCTCTTATCTTACCAGCATCCGCTTTTTTAACTATTAGACTTCTTATACCTTCCGTAACATTCAAGACCTCACCTATAACAGTTCTTCCTGAATAACCTGTATTATTGCACTTCTCACATCCCCTTCCCCTATATAGCTTTTGCGGTTTCTCTACACCGTTCAGCTTCAATATCTCTTCTTCAAAGGGTGCAGGCTGGTACTCGTACATACAGTAAGGGCATACCTTTCTTACGAGCCTCTGAGAAAGAACCCCTACAACAGCCGATGCTAATAAGAACTCCTCGACGCCCATATCTATGAGTCTGGTAAAAGCGCTCGCAGAATCGTTAGTATGGAGGGTTGCAAGAACAAGGTGTCCCGTAAGAGATGCCTGAACCGCTATGCTTGCTGTTTCCAGATCTCTTATCTCACCTATCATAATCACATCAGGATCTTGCCGGAGTATGTTTCTCAGCGCATTGGCAAAAGTGAGACCTATCTTAGGCATAACCTGTATTTGTACCACGCCTCTGAGATTGTATTCCACAGGGTCTTCAACGGTTATTATCTTCTTTTCACCCGTATTTATTTCCTTCATACACGCATATAAGGTGGTGGTTTTACCAGATCCTGTAGGACCAGTTACCAGTATCATACCGTAAGGCTTTTTTATAAAGGATAGAAGCGTATTAACATCCCTTTCCTTAAATCCGAGAGTGTGCAGACTGAGGTTTATCTCCCCTCTCTTTAGTATTCTCAGTACCGCACCTTCACCATGAACAGAAGGCACCGTGGAAACCCTAATATCGTAGTCTTGACCGTTCAAAGAGTATGAGAACTTTCCATCTTGAGGCAATCTCTTTTCCGCTATGTTGAGCCTTGAAAGTATCTTTATCCTGGATATAACCGGAGGAGCTATATACTTAGGATACTCCCTTATGGTATAGAGGATGCCGTCTATTCTATACCTGACCACTACGCTGTTTTCAAACTGTTCTATGTGTATATCTGTTGCCGACCTGAGTATGGCATCCTTTATAGTATCATTCACAAACTTAACTATGGGTGCCTCTTCGGCTATGTTTTCCAGTTTTCTTTCATCTAAAGCATCCTCCGCAAGAGCTTCAAGCTCCAAACCTATACTTACTGGATCCTCCAGTAGGCTCTTCATTTTTTCTTCATCTACCACTTGAAAGATCACTCTCTTACCCAAAGTCCTTTGCAAGATCTCTCTGAGATATGCGTCTTCCTTAAGACAGGCAAACTTCACATAGTCTTTACCTTCTTCCAAAGGTGCTATTCCGTTAGCACTCAAAAACTCGTGGTTTATATACCCACCTACCGCACTATCCATAACCTGTA encodes:
- a CDS encoding choice-of-anchor D domain-containing protein; amino-acid sequence: MRMFFVFIAMFFTTLSFSFSPQPVIRVFPSSPYDYGPTTIDTTKTTDFAVTNIGDPTAGLLRICTASIPSGFENFKIVADNCSGSSLAYGVSCTISVRFEPHQKLAYSGTLAIVYDDDGDAIPCNTQKTATINLTGKGTAIKISGAGCDPSRFICDFSDVDIGTNAYKTLKVCNASGDPLMLLNPAFNLIENPVGDIPAYGIVTTNCNGASLNFFAGNTDDCVNNYCELTLAFSSQDTKDYFGTVNINDANGGPGNTPSGVGIFLRGHGKIPAADIDFGTVPLGSFIDKFVNVSFTCPNNGNATPGETITLPDSLVSVSGTYFSIGASSCPTSCIENQPVSCNVAVRFQPFTAGVFTGKVIVAPPGGTPIEETLVGRGGPATQNFLSLSSSNIDFGTVPRFSSVGKVVVVRNITSSSLEFNVGVAGSGYFVSIVGCTCNDNYVSNGYVCVPSFTTPPSSTRAYKLRPGEVCSISVGFSPPLTARGTVGGVLIFDTQAQAVTVPMTAQVAVSNPPTTAPSLPSIGSGGGGCSMGVGGSSAFMAWMLIPISILLRRFIRRD
- a CDS encoding GspE/PulE family protein — its product is MDSAVGGYINHEFLSANGIAPLEEGKDYVKFACLKEDAYLREILQRTLGKRVIFQVVDEEKMKSLLEDPVSIGLELEALAEDALDERKLENIAEEAPIVKFVNDTIKDAILRSATDIHIEQFENSVVVRYRIDGILYTIREYPKYIAPPVISRIKILSRLNIAEKRLPQDGKFSYSLNGQDYDIRVSTVPSVHGEGAVLRILKRGEINLSLHTLGFKERDVNTLLSFIKKPYGMILVTGPTGSGKTTTLYACMKEINTGEKKIITVEDPVEYNLRGVVQIQVMPKIGLTFANALRNILRQDPDVIMIGEIRDLETASIAVQASLTGHLVLATLHTNDSASAFTRLIDMGVEEFLLASAVVGVLSQRLVRKVCPYCMYEYQPAPFEEEILKLNGVEKPQKLYRGRGCEKCNNTGYSGRTVIGEVLNVTEGIRSLIVKKADAGKIREQAVREGMIPLLKDGLLKAVEGTTTVEEILRVYRD